From one Idiomarina sp. X4 genomic stretch:
- a CDS encoding group I truncated hemoglobin has protein sequence MRVLSIVFLFLLSPVVMGQNLYQQLGEKEGISSIVEEMLYRVGGDERIVHHFDGVDIVRVHKLITEQVCDVVGGPCEYSGETMKVSHEGMGVTHADFNALVEHLIIAMEKHNIPVSTQNQLLAKLAPMYGDIVEQ, from the coding sequence ATGAGAGTATTAAGTATCGTGTTTCTCTTCCTGTTATCGCCAGTGGTGATGGGTCAAAACCTTTATCAGCAGTTAGGAGAAAAAGAAGGGATCTCTTCTATTGTTGAGGAGATGCTGTATCGCGTTGGTGGTGATGAACGCATTGTGCATCATTTTGATGGTGTAGATATTGTGCGTGTTCATAAACTCATTACTGAACAGGTTTGCGATGTGGTCGGTGGGCCCTGCGAATACAGTGGTGAGACAATGAAAGTGTCTCATGAAGGGATGGGAGTAACGCATGCCGATTTTAATGCGTTGGTAGAGCATTTGATTATTGCGATGGAAAAGCACAATATTCCGGTCTCTACTCAAAACCAGTTATTGGCGAAGCTCGCGCCTATGTACGGGGATATTGTAGAGCAATAA